The DNA region aagtatccatttactctcacatatatatcaaaattaaccacagctctcgacccggcaatccggacactttaaaatttaagcatcatattatatatatatatatatattagttagttaaaaaagttgaacttatattattaaaatgtcccgcgtttatcaaatttggtgttgaatttaaaatataaagtcttattagcctagttggttaaatggttgtacctgttttgttaggttgcaagtttgaagcatacatataacatttttaattttatttttaaccgttttaagtttatgggcgggtcaactcacaatccaaaccaagtatcaatttactctcacatatatatccaaattaaccacaactctcgacccgacaatccaaacactttgaaaattaagaatctatatatatatatatatatatatatatatatatatataaaataattaatattatatatatatatatatatttagcatttaatatattttaataattataattaattaaggaatttattaactataataaattaaggaattaattatatatatatatatatatgcataattATATGTTGCATATTTAAACTTAGAATTCAAGAattctaataattaaattttcaattaaataattttgataacaTTATAAAAGTTAGAGAATATGAAAAATGTTATAAGAAATGATACAGGACACAGATCCATAATTCAGAGTTTGGGTgggcttgaaaataatttaagatataattaaaaaaataacgagaaaattttagataaaataagtgGATAAAACataagttttatcattttttttaataattagataaacaattagtgaattatattgatttttgtaaaaaaaataaaggataatgtcacatttttaccataaaaaaaatatattattatttttttcggGGTGGGCAAGCCCCTACATACAGATACGTACCTACGTTCGATAAGGCTTGaggcaatttttttttttaaaaatgggtCCATTCGTTGTCGTAAAGTCCGGTATGGAATATATGCCACGtcaataaaaaagacaaaagttaacaatatttgaaataactaaataaacatCATTCGTTTAGCTGTTTTAGAGGCaaaaatattgatcaaatcTGTATAATCTAATCTAATTGATGGACTATTTCTTTCTCAATCGACAACATTGATAACCCATTTAGTCGAAGATAATTCTTGATTAACTTCAACTTTGAGAAACTTCTTTCTGTCGATGTAACTGTTACTGGTATGGTTAACAAAATCTTATAGATAATATAAGTATTTAGGAAAAAACCATTCAGTTTTGCCAGACATTGTAGCATATCAATTGCTcttttttcatttgttaaatAACATTTCACGACCAAGAACTCTAAATACAATTCATCACCATTAATGTTTGAACGTCCATCGTGACTCAAAAATTGTTGAAGCTCCATACAAGACTTCATCAAGTTAGTTAAAAGTTCACGTTTTAACTTctccaaatttaataaaacccAAATATTTCTTGATATTGTTTAAATTGTTCAAACCGAACTTGAAGCAAAGATCAATCTTGatcaattataaacaaaaaaatattcaactcTAAAAAACTCTTCACTAGATTGTGTCACATCATCATTGCCACTTTcatcaaattgtttttttctttgaatgatgcgtttttctcaaaatttatgtTCAATCCCCATTTCACTTTCCATTTGTATAGCTTCATTCATGGAACTAGCAAATCTCTCTTCTCTAAACTCATCAAAAAATGATCAAGTCCTTGTAAGAGGTTAATTGCAATATTAATACCCATATCTTCAGATTTCATAAACTTACTCACATCATTTATTGCGTGTAACAAGCTATACCATATTACCATTCCAAGCAAGAACTCAAACTCTCAAGATCATATAATGTTAAGGTCTCAacatcactttttattttagaatctTTAGCAACTTCCGCCGAGTCAAGTAAAACATCTCTCATATgtacaattttctcttttatagcTTTTACACTCTAAACCTGACTTTTTCAGCGggtatgtgataatggtttaaCAATTAACCAGACAccttatctttaaaaaaaattcatctcTTTATAGAGGAAGAGAACAATGTATAAATGCATTGCACCACTCTAAAGAAGGACTTGGCTTTATGACAACATTCCACCATATCAACTAATGCCAAATTAAGACTATGACAACCACATAGTGTGTAAAAAGctttacaatttattttgagcAATCTTTATTGTACACCTTTGTGTTTTCCACTCATGTTAGACTCATTGTTGTACCCCTATCCTCTTACGTCATCAATGTCAAGCCCAACTCTAGTTAACACATTCAGAAGTTCACTTGATAACCAAAACCTGATATGTCATCCATCTTAAAAAACTCAACCCAATATTCTTCTATTTTTGGTGTGTCTATCGAATCATCCACGCATCGTAGCACTAAAGACATTTGTTCTTGATGACTCGCATCTAGAGTACCATCAAGTATTactgaaaaatattttgcacATTTAACTTTTGCAATGATTGCccttttcacttttttttccaAAGTCTCTATCAACTCATTCTGAATTTTGGGACTTAAAGATGTATATTGTGATTTCCTTGCTTCACAACGTCGAACATGCTCCTCCATCACTAGATCAAACTCAACAACCATTTCTATCATTTGCAAAAATAGCTCATTGTTCTCGACATAAAATTTCTCATCATTTCCTCGGAAGACCGAAGTATTTTTGGCAAATGTTTTTACAATGGCGATTATTCTTGTTAACACTTGCCTCCAATGTTGTCTTTCTTTGTTGATTTGaagttacatatttttttcagCCTCTTTTCTAATTCAACCCAAGCAAACATTCAATCCATAGGATCCCTACTAACTTCATGATGTTTAAGACTTCTATGTATATTATGGCAGTCTTTGTATCCGTTATTCCCAAATTTCCCATTCTACTCATCATTTGTTCAGTCTTGAACAACTTATAACAAAAGCAAAATATTCTGAATATACAAGCTATAGTCTGTCAAATGTTTGTCCATCTACTATTATTCGTGTATAATGCGATTAATCAAAATGTTTAATGTTACCATCCTTAGGAAACAAAAAGTCATCCTTCAAAGTCTCGGtcgaatttaatttttcatgttGAGAGTCATTCTCTAAGTTCTCATTCGATTCACCCAAATTAACAGCCTCAACcaattcttcattttcaaagtgaCTTTGTTCTTCAATCACCAAACTATCTCATAGTTCAActctttttgttttgttatttctACTAAAGTATTTGTTAATATCACCGACTTGAGTTTGAATTAATGTCTCCTCCATTTGTTTCAATTTTCTCTTTTGAGCTTCAGACAAATGTTTATGAGACATTTTATACAGATCAATTACAGTTGCTATAACAATTTCTTGTAGTTGACAGATTCTGAAATtgtcataatttataatttcgtCAAATAAAGATTGAATTCATCTAgctcttttcaaaaaaaattaatttaatcaacaCAACTTAACTCAAGAACACATTCATTCATATCATGGAGCAATAGAAGTATagaattatgattttattgtttcAATATATTTGAACatctattataattaattgctaTGATTTTGAGTTCTCGCTTACAAATTCcaaaaattcattaataatataacaaagaaaaaatctaTTAATGCAAGTAAAGCACTAAAGCTCCAATAATAGAAAAATGGTCTTCTGTAATGAATGTCAGTAATAGTGCTATTATTAGTAACGACGCTATAACGACTCTATAGCGTCGTTACTGATATATATTTCTCAATAACGGCTCTATATAACCGTTACAAATATTATCTATTAGTAACGACTCTTTCTtatagccgttactgataacatgttttttttttctggtCTTTCGAACTAAGGATATTTGTAACAGTTCTTTGAATGCCCTTATAGATCGATAGTCTTTAAACATTTGTAACGGTTCTTTGAAAAACTGTTACAGATACCGCTTCGGTCGTTTCATTTTCCAAGAAAGGGTATCTGTAACAAATCTTTGAATGcccttataaaattatatagctatctgtaacggttttttaAATGCCCTTATATATAGTCTTTAATCATCTGTAACGGTTCTTTAAAAAACTATTACtaatacttattaaattaacattTGTAACGACGAAAGAGCCATTACAAATACTCCTATAATTCATAaccttttctttcttcttttttcttcttcctgCCTTGCTTTCTTGTATTTCTCTATTTCAAGTAAAACAAATTTCGATTTCCCCTTTCTTCATCATCCTTCACACTCGAACGAAGAATGAGGAATCAACCTTCATCCATCACATTGATCTCCTTAATCCTCTTTTCTCTTCAATTTGTATCATGTAATCCTCCATTCTCATGTGATTCTTCTGATCCATCCACTAAATCATACATATTCTGCAATTTTAGATTGTCAATCGTCGATAGAGCGCGCAACATAATCtcatgttattttgttttttatgttttccgTGTGCATATCAATATTCTCAACATTCAATACatacaacatttttaattttatttttaaccgttttaagtttatggccgggttaacccacaattcgacccaagtataaatttactctcacatatatatatatatatatatatatatatatatatatatatatatatatatatattcaaattaaccataagcaaattcaaattaaacattatatatatagattatattcttataaatgttgcacgttcatcaaattttgggtaaaatttaaaatataatataaagtcttattaacttagttggttaaagggttttacttattttattagattacaAAAAATATACCTATagtattcttaattttatttttaattgtttcaagtttatgggctgGTCAACCCACgactcaaatatttatttactttcatatatatattcaaattaaccacaaactctagcaaattcaaattaaacattattattattattataataaataaatatttggacttaaattataatagttttaaatttgtgcaaaatatttataactgaGTTTGAgtgagttttaaaaaataaatataaaataaaaaaacttttaaagaaaagtaaaaaaatagtaaatgtaGTTTGAAGGAATctgaatttgatttaaaaaaattgttacgCTAACAAATAggcaaacaataatattattattagttttaaaagattgagatatatattttgaggttatttatttattataaaatattattttaatataaaaagaaaaaacaaacttcacaaataaaatatactaaaataattatatcaaataaatcctAAAAGACACTTTCAAAGCTCTTTCTCTCAAACggtttagaatatatatatgaccTTTATTAATCTCgttttaattgtattttcagAAACAATATTTAGAAATACCCGCCTTATTTCATgtattaaatctaaaaaaagaaattaaatctgttgaaagataaatatttttatataagttgCGTATTGATTGGGTTTTTTACATTAAACTCACCCCTCCTATTTATATGCATAtctgttaattatttatttttaatataatttttttagctatatatatatatattaatctatcTCCTAATTAATCAATCATTCAAATTCCAATTCTCTTTCTCTATAATTTTGATCAACATCATGAACATGAAGAGctttattttattgattcttTTGGTTGTATTTCATCTTCATATCTCAACCGTCAAATGTAGACTTCTCTTAGAACATGTCACTAATGAAGACACTTTCAACGTCTTAGATTTTGGTGCCTTTGGTGATGGTGTTACTGAAGACAATCAAGTAATgaaaagttttatttgaaaatttgaaattaatgttaCTTTTTCAAACCATATATTAAAATGGTTCAAATTATCAGGCATTTGAGAAAGCATGGAAAGCAACGTGTAAATCCATGTCTTCAACACCCACGATGGTTGTGCCTTCGAACTATACATTCTTATTGCAACCATTGATCTTCTCGGGCCCTTGCGAGTCCAATTCTACCCACGTTTTGGTATAAGTTTATCTTATGTTCTTATTTATTCACGACTTtcaatttgtataaaaaaatgttatatttgtaaCTActatatttctaatattttttaagaaattttatttaatttcaatcaAAGAAAAATCGACTAATCAAAACGATAAAACAACGAAAAAATggaatttataataaaatattctctaATGGATACTTATTGAATATATACTCAGATTAATGGAACATTGGTTGCGCATGAAGATCCCAAAAAATGGGAATGCATTTCCAAGGGATGCAAGCAGTGGATTGCGTTTGACGATCTCACAAAAGACCTCTATATTTCGGGATCAGGCACCATCGATGGTCGAGGCTCCAACTGGTGGGGTTCATATTGCGAAAATGATGAGCATAAAAAGGTATATATAATAAGAACTTTGTAATGTCATAAATTTTAATAGAAGGCATACATTTTCtaactatttttaaatctttttttgcCCTATTTCTTTAGAGCTGCTCTCACAAGCCAACAGTAAGTATCAATTCAATCTCCTTCAAAATAAATTCCataaattttcttcttttttatttaatttgtttaatttggtTTGTTATTCCCTAAAAATGGAACAGGGTTTTGTGATAATGAACTCAATCAACGTTCATATAAGTGGTTTGACATTTTTGAACAGTCCACAAATGCACATTGCAATCGAAAGATCCGATTCGGTTTATGTTTCCAACCTCACGATAATTGCCTCTGCTGATAGCCCCAATACTGATGGCATCCACATTCAACATTCAACCAATGTTTTCATAGAGGACACAAATATTGGCACCGGtacaaataataacaataatccatttaaatgaaaacaattatttgtcattttcaaattcaaatttgtgaggcataattaatttgttatgcaGGTGATGATTGTATATCAATTGGACCTTCTTCGCACATTAATATTAGTAGGGTTAACTGTGGACCAGGTCATGGAATAAGGTAATTAGTAATTACAAGTCAATATACATTCACCCATTAGTTacatatttaaatgaaaataatcaatcaatttCTTCTCTAatcattaatttgtttatgtCATCTTCTTCACATAATTCTTGTTTATAACATGTAGCGTTGGAAGTTTAGGCAAAAATGGAGATTACGATACCGTAGACTATGTTTATGTAAGCGACATTAATTTCAATGGATCTATTAATGGAGCCAGAATCAAGTCATGGCAggtattgttattatttgatcattatttataaagtttctATATGTTTATTAACGATATTATAAAAAGAAGTTGCTAATATTCGGATTACAGGGAGGACATGGTCATGCAAAGAATATAGTATTTGAGAGAATAAACTTAATAGGAACAAAAAGACCGATTGTTATTGATCAATTCTATTGCGATCACACAACTTGTCACAACCAAGTGAGTTTTATTTTTCTACTCTTTTTTTAAACGAATAAATTATACTCTCTTcttatgatttttgtttttgtgtagACAGCAAATGTTCAAGTGAGTGATGTTTGGTTCAATAATATACATGGCACCTCAAGCTCAATGGTTGCGGTGAGACTGGCATGTAGTGAGTCGTTGCATTGtaagaatataaatatgaaagaCATCAATATTCAATCAATTGACGTTGTACAATCAATTGACGTTGTACATCAAATAAGGACAACATCCTCCTATTGCATTAACGTACAAGGAAAGCTCGAGGGTCAAGTTTTTCCACCCGTTCCTTGCTTGAATTACTAAGATTTTGTAATCAGTGTTACTTGTATTATTTGATGTAAGAATTGGTTTTAGAAATTTTCATCCGGTATTTGTATGGAGaaaatgaaactatatataataagagCGTTTCTAGGAagaatttttgttttgtaatttaatttttgttgggacttttatcatttttctcatGTGAGGGATTGTTCCACTAATTTAATAGAGGGATGAGGTGGGCCCAAAATAATTACCATAATCTTTATTCCACTAATTTACTACTTCCCTATTTACTAATTTACATCTAaattcttcttaattaattttctaatttttaaaaaataaaatcttaaagaTCCCTCATTcttaatttgttgtttttgtataaccataaacttaattatatatatataattaattttatttatggttGATTGGAGTCATAAATTTGACTCaaatttattatgttagtattatttaaacaaatttatttcttttatttattgttacATTCGATAAAATACTCTTTGACttaatagttaaatttattttagaatctCTAAATAGAATACCTAAAGCTGAAGTTTAGAGGATTTATATAAATTAGCATAATGTTTCTACGTTaggataaataaaattcacatttataaaattgaaatttataaaattgaaatagacAATTTTCACATCTTTGTCGTCATCAGCATTATCATTTTTATCGCATTCATCATCTTTTTTGTCGATAATATCTATGATATAAACATTAGGGGCTTCAATGGTTGAGACAATATAGTGGTCGTCTTACTCCTCTCATTCAAcgttgtttttattatttatccaAAAAATGAAAcatgataacaaatttgataaagaaatatttctttaatttttttctcattagttCACCAATTTTATCCTCATTTCTCGGTAAATCAAAAGTATCATTTtagacatattatatattactaatCTTGTAATCTCATTTTTGCACCCCAACTATCTCGATAGTACCAACATCTTTTAATTTCACTTTTGAcaaaccaacaatctcatcGTATCactaacatacatatatcatttttaattttacttttaaccgttttaagtttatgggtgggtcaacccacaattcaacccaaatatctattactctcacatatatatccaaattaaccacagctttcgactcggcaatccgaacactttgaaattaagcatctttatatatatagtagttagttaaaaaattgaacttataatattaaaatgtcttgcgttcatcaaatttgatgttaaatttaaaatataaagttttattaggcagttggttaaagggttatacttgtttgttaggttgcaagctcgaaatatacatataacattttttattttattttaatcatttcaagtttatggacgggtcaacccacaatccaacccaagtattaatttactctcacatacatattataattaatcataactCACGACCCGGCAATacgaatattttaaaattaagtatcattatatatatatatttggatttCCATTTTGACGTAGGATTAAAACTGAAGAATAAAAATATGGTGATGCTTTTGCCATGGAGTTTagatgatttgaataatttaaatttaaaattatataatgtattaatattttcatcttTAGTTTGTACTTTGGAGTAatcccaaatatttttatttatttatgttttttctagaattagtaaaatataataaataaataatgcatTGATACATAAATCTCAAAATTGATCTAAGTGGATAGTTTGTtacaaaattagtttaataatattttattttctttataaaactcaaagaaaaaaaaaataatgatgtcGCAGCCTCTTAATATTGCTCTTCATTGAGTTTGAGTTCTTAATCAAAACATCCAATTTCATTgtattaccattttttttttttgaagtatGAGTTTGAGTTCCTATTCAAAAACATCCCATTTCAAAAAGTTTAACACTAAATTGAAAACATACTCATTTTCGAGTATTGAGTTTCTAGTTTCAGTACGTTTTATTGTTGGGTTAAATTGGTTAAATGTATCTGCGGGCTTTTATGTTTAATTCTAGagataatattcttaatatttgttatagaaAGACTCAAAAcctaataataattcattaactTTCAACTTGAATTCTCACATATTCGAGATTAATTCTATAAAAGaatgtattttttttgaatagtGTATGCATTAAGAATTTGAAAATTACACACGGTTTTAGTCAAACAATTTTGACACACGGTTTCGATCTATAAAGAAACCGTTGATGAGAAGAAAAGAATCCCAAACCCatttcctctctctctctatatatcaAGATGATATATGTATGTAATCAAACTATCGTCTTTATgtaatatacattatatatatatatatatatatatatacacagtAATTTCTATAAGAAAGAGATATATAGAGAGATAGCATTGGTGATATCTTCAATCGATTGCTTCATTGTCTGCTGATCTGTCCCTCCCAATTTCAACCGTACGAGCCCTAAAGAGAGAGGGATAAAAGCAGGTAATCCTTGAATTCCGGCCGCTAATCTATTCTCATCCCTTTTGTTCGCTCTATTCCGATTTAGATATCTAGGGCTTTGGGTATTTTTTGTTTCTCAAATTTCTTTTCACATCCATTGGATCTTTTCGTTTTCAACACACCCAAGATTCTCTCTTTGATTTCCTTCCTTACTCTTCTGTTTGACATCTGGAGAGTGTCCAAATTGTGTATTCATTCTCTATCTTAAGATGGATGATATTCGAATACGTCAAGGTTTGGTGGTGAGAGTCAATTGgtttcctttaaaaaaaaatatcatatggGTTAGCTTGATATTTATCAAAACATGATATTTATCAAAACATGATATTTATGTGATCAAATATGTGTTTGTTTACATTGGGAAAAAATGACTTGCTTTTTGAAGACTGTATCATGTTGTAGACTTGTTCTTGAGTATTTTACATTAGTTTGCTGTTTGATGATTACTAGGTGTTGTCTCAGTCTTGAAACTAAAAAGACCTTTATATAGGTTGCTTACTTGTTTCCAGCATAATATATTGTATGCATAGAGGATTGTTGTCAAATTATCACATTTCTCTTTCTCTATTGCTCTTGATCTCTGGTTTTGTTGTTTTCCCTATAAACCTAATATTAAGTGTAGAACATTTGACTAATGGTGTAGGGTCATCTGCCTCCTCCTGGTTATCTTGTTCGTTTGCAGAGCAGAGGTTCAGCAGACGATCTTTAtttgagaaagagagaaaggaTGCGGAAGTGGTTGTGCTGTACTTGTCAGGTAGATGAATCCTACCCAAAAAGTGACATTGAGCCTTTCAAAAGCCCGAAGAATCATGGAGAAGGTATGCTGACTTGATTGCCTCTCATATTCCCTGTTGCCCGTCTATACTATTAATCTTGTAATTATGCAATCTATGTGTTTGACATATTTGGGATATTGTCTGTCTATGTTTTTGTGGCATGTTGATTTATAGGTTCAGTTGACGAGTAGTTGCAGAAGTAAATTAGAATTTGGTATTTGTTGGTAAATTAACATAGTAGTTCCACCTTTTCCATCTCATATTGACACTAGTGTTGTCTGAAGAAAACATATTGCGAATGTAATTGTCATTCTTGTgcttagacaaaaaaaaaaatttagcaTCTGATGCTTGAGTTAGTCATTTGTGTgttcttatttcatttttgtaGCACATTTGATGCATCTTGGTTGTCACTTTTGGCATGAGTGTTTTCCTTGTATGCATGATAATTATTATCACATCCTGAGCTTCATATTGATCATCTAATTAGCATTTTTGGAAACCTTTAAGAATTATGCTTGCTGTAGTACTGCAAAACTAGATAGGGATTGTCTATCATGTAATGTCTTATTTTCCCCTACTTGGATGGGATATTGATCTCCTTTTGATAAATGTTCATGTAGGACTATGGTTGATTCCCCTTTGTGCATTACTGTTCATATTGTACCGGAATTGAATGAACTTGTAAAACATCGAAC from Impatiens glandulifera chromosome 5, dImpGla2.1, whole genome shotgun sequence includes:
- the LOC124939319 gene encoding probable polygalacturonase At1g80170, whose translation is MKSFILLILLVVFHLHISTVKCRLLLEHVTNEDTFNVLDFGAFGDGVTEDNQAFEKAWKATCKSMSSTPTMVVPSNYTFLLQPLIFSGPCESNSTHVLINGTLVAHEDPKKWECISKGCKQWIAFDDLTKDLYISGSGTIDGRGSNWWGSYCENDEHKKSCSHKPTGFVIMNSINVHISGLTFLNSPQMHIAIERSDSVYVSNLTIIASADSPNTDGIHIQHSTNVFIEDTNIGTGDDCISIGPSSHINISRVNCGPGHGISVGSLGKNGDYDTVDYVYVSDINFNGSINGARIKSWQGGHGHAKNIVFERINLIGTKRPIVIDQFYCDHTTCHNQTANVQVSDVWFNNIHGTSSSMVAVRLACSESLHCKNINMKDINIQSIDVVQSIDVVHQIRTTSSYCINVQGKLEGQVFPPVPCLNY